TCACATGTCATGCTGGTTTTATTTCTGAAGAAAACATACCAGGAAAATTTCCTTTAATAAATGTATCTCTTTTTGTACAGCTTAATGCACCAAGAGGACCTCAAGGACCACAGGTATAAAAAAATCATTCCTAAAACTCCAGATACAGAATTATAAGTATTCCTTTCCTAGCTCTCATTTAATAGtcattatattaatatattttatcgTTGCTTATCAGGGTCCTGCTGGTGAACAAGGACCAAGAGGTGAACGTGGAGAAAAGGGCGAAAAAGTAAGAAAATAGATGTGTAGGACCAAACTAAATAGATACCAATGACCAAATGAAAAGAAGTGTGTTATTTTACCAAGAGTTTAGATGTGCAGAAGCCCAGCAAATAGGTAGAAATTAGGCCCAatacatatgtaatgcagctatttTTATTGGTTAGTTGAGTCTTATCACATTTGTAATTATGACACTCTTAGTGAATTTAAAGTGTGCACCAGTCTTGTGCCAATCAAAAGTAACAAGTCTTTATGAATGAAAAAGTCTTATGCCCTTCCTTAAAATGATTGACTTTATATCCATCCCATATGGTTAGCCATCATTGATGGCTTAGAAGTCATGTGTCTGTCTTGCTCCATAACCAATGGAGTATATTCATCTTATCTTAAGAGGGAGGAATAGTGTTATTTCTGTAGGGTAGGGCAAGGTATTATTAaggattactttataaatgtgtaAGTTACATGCTTTAGAAAGATAAAAATAATTTGTGATGGGTTAATAAGAGATACTTTAAATTAGCATCATACATACATTTGTTTTAATAGTCTTTCAAAAGCTGCAAATCATTATTCCTTGTCTGTAAATAATACATCCATCTAACATAACTGTAACACAAAGTGTCCATTATGTATATTGGAAATTTCAAACTGCATATTTTTTATGACCTGAGAATAATGTGTCCATTTAATCTGCCACTAAGGGTGCTCAAGGACCCCGCGGAAGAGATGGCGAACCCGGTACACCTGGAAATCCAGGAACCCATGGCCCACCTGGACCTCCCGGAGTCCCTGGCTTTGGCGGAGTAAGTAGGCTCAGCTCTGACACCCAGCCTTTCCCACAAAGCCACAAAGTTCACATCTCATGGTCATATCAGCCTGGGACATTTGCTCTACATGGCTAAACCAACCTGACTGACAGTGCTGAAAGACCCTGCTGTTAGAAAGTAGCTTGTAACAGTCACTCTTTGTAATCAGGCAGTTTGTTTGCATTCCTCTGACACAAAATATCTTCTCTgcccagaaagtttttttttctcctctggctGGACACTGTACAAGCAGATGATTGTCCAACtgcagacagagagacagaggccTCATCATTATCACCAATGTGAAAACTCTAATGTAGATCAAAGTCATGCACCTAGAGTCCTACATTATTAGGATAGTTGGCTTTCATTATTAACTACAAATACGCATTTCTGTACAGTACTGCAAATTCATTTTCAACGTTCATTTTCAGGTATTAAAAAATGGGTAACAGAAACCCTAAATATATCCTTCAGTTCTTTGTATCTCTAAGTCAAAGTCTTTTGACCAGTGTAGCTGGCTGCATTTCTAGTGTACACATGCATTAAATATTATGCATGAAAAAGCAGACAGTATTCTTAATATAAGTCATTCTAGAACCTACAGTACAGCTGGGAAAAGGTCTGTATTAAAAGTAAAAAGTCTTTCAGAGTTTCCTCCTACACAAACTGCTCTGGTATACATTCACCAGCCAAGAAAAACTTGCACTCTGTTCACTTCAAGCTTACAATGATGTCATGggaagtttaacatttttttttaatactccttACCTCGGATCATTGGACAGTAAGTTATTCCATTGAATTGAATAGTATATTACAAAATTGGGAGCCTGTTACAGCTAATATCATATGACAGATATATGTACATGTGCATAGCACGTGGATGCTTTCTCTGAGCAAGATCAGGATGACAACCTTCAAGCTTGCATCTTTAGTAATAATTTGGCAGCGGCTCATCCCGTGTTTTGACCCTCACAAGTTCCCTTCAAGGTGTTCTTAAATCACAAGATTTGAACATTATCTTACCAAATACAGGCACGTGTGCATTCCTATATCCAGGACTGAATTTAACTTTAGACTCATTAGACCTGTGCCTGTAGGCACCAGAGGCAGCTCCGTAAAGttactgggcaaacattttttgacCATAATTCAAAGAAGTACAGTAATCTGATATACATTTATTTAGACACTGTCACAATAATCCAAACTTGGGTAGAACCAGTAAAGCAAGAAAAGTTCTGTGTATAGAGGTAAAAAAGTGGTTCCAGTACAGGGGTATGGTTTTGGAAGCCTAAGGTTATGTGCCTACATTCTTAAGTCATGATGGCCAGTTGGccatatcaaaaaaatatatgtcTGGAAGCCAATCAGAACTTTAGGATGGTATAACAGGCAGGGTTGCCATAAGGCCAGCATTCCTTAACAAATATTACATGGCCCAATTTTCAAGTTACCTCTTTATTTCATTGGCCATAGGTGTCATTTTTGCCCCTTGCAAACAGCTGAATGAACATCTTAGTATTTCTAATATTCATCCTGTGTAGGGGCCTCATTGCTTTAGATCACGTTAGAGTAACCTATAGCCCTTCTAGTTGTCATAGAACTACAAGTTTCAGCACATCATATTGGAAATAATAGTTTTTCCCAATCAAAGGGCATCAGTTTGCTCAAATTAGTACTAAATTGAATAAGAGATGTAATCATGCAGTTGTACTGTAAATCGCATTTAAAATATGTAGTGCACACACACTACAAAGGTACACATCATTTATTGTGTTTCATGCTAATTCAGAAATACCTGCCTAAAGCACTATTTCATTAATTAGGCCCAACATAGTTTAATGGCAACAAGCAGAATTGTGTCATTACAATAATTTTTAGATATGTTTATTAGGTCAAATATCTAATTTGTACATTTTAACAGTCACTGTTCAGACACGACTTGATAAAGTCTTATTGGCTGTGTGAAGTACAGCCAGTATAGAATGGGTAACAATTAACCCTAAGAACTTGAAGAATTAAAGTTCAAAGTATATCCAAAGCCAAAGTAGTGTAGTAGGGGAAGATTAAAGCTACTGACAGTTTTTATTTACCacattagagagatttcctttcacttcctgtgctgtagactcaacaggaagtgagaggatatctttccaatgcAAAGGTTAtcccttcttagacagttgtcTAACAGGTACCCTGATGggaagatttttcctctattactGTTGGTTTTATTCCCACTATTCTTTACTGTGACACAGGAGATTAGAACAATTAGATTGAGCGAATCTTCCAAACagggacactgacagcaataaGAACCTGACAGCAATTTAAATAcatctataaatataaatatatatatatatatatatatatatatatatatatagatgtatttaAATTGCTGTCAGGTTCttattgctgtcagtgtccctGTTTGGAAGATTCGCTCAATCTAATTGTTCTAATCTCCTGTGTCACAGTAAAGAATAGTGGGAATAAAACCAACagtaatagaggaaaaatcttccCATCAGGGTACCTGTTAgacaactgtctaagaagggaTAACCTTTgcattggaaagatatcctctcacttttGAAATGATTAAAATGGACAGTCAGACAGTCAGGAAATTAGCATTTTTAGAAAGTGCTCAGCATTGGCAGCCTTCGTGTTTCTGTTAGAGAAGGGTTACTTTTAACAGCACAGGAAAACCTAAACAAGGCAGATaacaggattga
This region of Aquarana catesbeiana isolate 2022-GZ unplaced genomic scaffold, ASM4218655v1 unanchor179, whole genome shotgun sequence genomic DNA includes:
- the LOC141121422 gene encoding uncharacterized protein isoform X2 — translated: MFRFVDSRTLVLFAATQVILLALVRCQDEEDVRQGLQKGQKGEPGDIKDLNAPRGPQGPQGPAGEQGPRGERGEKGEKGAQGPRGRDGEPGTPGNPGTHGPPGPPGVPGFGGVSRLSSDTQPFPQSHKVHISWSYQPGTFALHG